One window of the Peptacetobacter hiranonis genome contains the following:
- the bsh gene encoding choloylglycine hydrolase yields MCTAITYKTKAHYFGRNFDYDISYGEKVVVTPRNFQFKFRKEGNLKTHYAFIGVAAVIENYPLYYDATNEKGLSIAGLNFPKNAFYNEFIEGKINISPFELIPWLLGSFVTVEEARESLENLNLVNINFNEQLPLSPLHWMISDKNECIVVESVKDGLKIYDNPIGVMTNSPTFDYQMFNLNNYHNISTKDPKNLFSEKVDMDIYSRGMGGIGMPGDLSSMSRFVKAAFTKLNSIAGHSEDESVSQFFHILGSVEQQNGLCDLGNGKYEKTIYSSCCNIDEGIYYYKTYNNSQINAVDMNKENLDSSNLCVYPLINEQNINLVN; encoded by the coding sequence ATGTGTACAGCAATAACTTATAAAACAAAAGCACATTATTTTGGGAGAAATTTCGATTATGATATATCTTATGGGGAAAAAGTGGTGGTAACACCTAGAAATTTCCAATTTAAGTTTAGAAAAGAAGGAAATTTAAAAACTCACTATGCTTTTATAGGAGTAGCTGCAGTGATAGAAAATTATCCTTTATACTATGATGCAACAAATGAAAAAGGGCTTAGTATAGCTGGATTGAACTTCCCTAAAAATGCTTTTTACAATGAGTTTATTGAAGGAAAGATAAATATCTCTCCATTTGAATTAATTCCATGGCTTTTAGGTAGCTTTGTAACAGTTGAAGAAGCTAGAGAATCTCTAGAAAACTTAAATCTTGTGAATATAAACTTCAACGAGCAACTTCCACTATCACCACTTCACTGGATGATATCAGACAAAAATGAATGTATAGTAGTTGAAAGCGTAAAAGATGGATTAAAAATATACGACAATCCAATAGGAGTTATGACAAATAGCCCTACTTTTGACTATCAAATGTTCAACTTAAACAATTATCATAACATATCAACAAAAGATCCAAAAAATCTATTTTCAGAAAAAGTTGATATGGATATCTATAGTCGTGGGATGGGAGGTATTGGAATGCCTGGTGACTTATCATCTATGTCACGTTTTGTAAAAGCTGCATTTACAAAACTAAATTCTATAGCAGGGCACTCTGAAGATGAAAGTGTTTCCCAATTTTTCCATATTTTAGGATCTGTTGAGCAGCAGAATGGTCTTTGTGATTTAGGCAATGGAAAATACGAAAAAACAATATATTCATCATGCTGCAATATAGATGAAGGTATCTATTACTATAAAACATACAACAATAGTCAAATAAATGCAGTTGATATGAATAAAGAAAATCTTGATAGCTCAAATTTATGCGTATATCCTCTAATAAACGAGCAAAATATCAATCTTGTGAACTAA
- a CDS encoding tyrosine-type recombinase/integrase: MRPLEIYEYSQIMDLLDSGFQYRDHENRKRTFRPNPKVKMALFLETNLGLRISDIKRLKIKNFKGSRLEITEKKTGKLQYREINPEIVDIVKDYAIENGLRLNDNLLDIGIRNVQQQLKIITNYLGLENISTHSFRKLYATLQYEKSNGNIELIKELLNHTSIATTQKYIRVSQQEIDKASREFLLK; this comes from the coding sequence ATGAGACCGTTAGAGATTTATGAGTATAGTCAGATTATGGATTTGTTGGATAGTGGTTTTCAGTATAGGGATCATGAGAATAGGAAGAGAACTTTTAGGCCAAATCCAAAGGTAAAGATGGCTCTTTTTTTAGAGACAAATTTAGGTCTGAGAATTTCTGATATAAAGAGATTGAAGATAAAAAACTTCAAAGGAAGTAGACTTGAGATTACAGAGAAGAAAACAGGAAAGCTTCAGTATAGAGAGATTAATCCTGAGATAGTCGATATTGTAAAGGATTATGCTATAGAGAATGGGCTTAGGTTAAATGATAATTTGCTTGATATTGGGATAAGAAATGTTCAGCAGCAGTTAAAGATTATTACAAATTATCTTGGACTAGAAAATATCAGTACACACAGTTTCAGAAAGTTGTATGCTACACTTCAATACGAGAAAAGTAATGGAAATATCGAGCTTATAAAAGAGCTTCTAAACCATACAAGTATTGCAACTACTCAGAAGTACATAAGAGTTAGTCAGCAAGAAATAGACAAAGCAAGTAGAGAATTCTTACTTAAATAA
- a CDS encoding ABC transporter ATP-binding protein, with protein MAKKLKRFESINTLLKYLKPYRRGFIISIVMLVVTCAAMVTSPNVEGMITNSILKDVTDLAKGVPGARFHMENVIKIIILLLFIYAVKTAAQMISMICITNSIQDTMKDLRNACIEKINALPVKTLDSHPKGDILSRITNDIDAISNAMQQTFMNVISGVLMVCFAIFMMFRVNLVMTLCVLVIIPISYIIIKKIAKVSQESFDIHQRALGDLSANVTESFSGYNEIILFGKQEESVKKFEKINENIRETAYKAQFLSYLMSPLLSLLTYLAIGVVSVIGTIYAIGGVITVGQLQAFVRFIWQVNEPLTQVSQLSSQIQSALSAMDRIHEFIEYEEETDVERKEMVFDGNVEFKDIRFGYGKKEVLHGVSLYAKKGETVAIVGPTGSGKTTIVNLLMRFYDPNSGSIAIDGVDSININRRTLRDNIGMVLQDTWLFTGSIRENIRFSKPDATDEEIEQACKYANADEFISTLPKGYDTVIDEEADNISQGEKQLLTIARAILKDPKVLILDEATSSIDTKTEKNIQDAMDYLMEGRTSFIIAHRLSTIKNADKILVLKDGNIIECGNHNELMKENGFYANLYNSQFNN; from the coding sequence ATGGCGAAGAAGCTTAAAAGATTTGAGTCTATAAATACTCTATTAAAATATCTAAAACCTTACAGAAGAGGATTTATAATTTCAATAGTTATGCTTGTTGTAACATGCGCTGCAATGGTAACTTCTCCAAACGTTGAAGGGATGATTACAAACAGTATCTTAAAAGATGTAACGGATTTAGCTAAAGGCGTTCCAGGAGCTCGCTTCCACATGGAAAATGTCATAAAAATTATCATTTTACTTCTATTTATATACGCTGTTAAAACAGCTGCTCAGATGATAAGTATGATTTGTATAACAAATTCTATCCAGGATACAATGAAGGATTTGAGAAATGCTTGTATAGAAAAAATCAACGCACTTCCTGTTAAAACTCTTGACTCTCATCCAAAAGGGGATATACTGAGTAGAATAACAAACGACATAGATGCTATTTCAAATGCAATGCAGCAGACATTTATGAATGTAATAAGTGGTGTACTTATGGTTTGTTTTGCTATATTTATGATGTTTAGAGTAAATTTAGTTATGACATTGTGCGTACTAGTTATAATTCCAATTTCTTATATTATCATCAAAAAGATAGCAAAAGTTTCTCAAGAAAGTTTCGATATTCATCAGCGTGCACTTGGTGATCTTAGTGCAAATGTAACAGAAAGTTTTTCTGGATATAATGAAATAATTCTTTTTGGTAAACAAGAAGAATCTGTAAAGAAATTTGAGAAAATCAACGAAAACATAAGAGAAACTGCTTACAAAGCACAATTCTTATCATATTTAATGTCACCTCTTTTATCTTTACTTACTTATCTTGCTATAGGTGTTGTTTCTGTAATAGGAACAATATACGCAATAGGTGGTGTGATAACTGTTGGTCAGCTTCAGGCATTTGTTAGATTTATCTGGCAGGTAAATGAACCGCTAACACAGGTATCTCAGTTATCATCTCAAATTCAGTCGGCATTATCTGCAATGGACAGAATTCATGAATTTATAGAATATGAAGAAGAAACAGATGTTGAAAGAAAAGAAATGGTATTCGACGGAAATGTAGAATTCAAAGATATAAGATTTGGATACGGTAAAAAAGAAGTACTTCATGGAGTATCTTTATATGCTAAAAAAGGTGAGACTGTTGCGATTGTTGGACCTACAGGTTCTGGTAAGACAACAATAGTCAACCTGCTTATGAGATTTTATGATCCAAACAGTGGAAGTATTGCAATAGATGGAGTTGATTCAATAAACATCAATAGACGTACTTTAAGAGATAACATAGGAATGGTTCTTCAGGATACTTGGTTATTCACAGGTAGTATAAGAGAAAACATAAGATTTTCAAAACCTGATGCAACCGATGAAGAAATTGAACAAGCTTGTAAATATGCAAATGCAGATGAATTCATCTCTACACTTCCAAAAGGATACGATACTGTAATAGATGAAGAAGCTGATAATATATCTCAAGGTGAAAAACAGCTTCTAACAATAGCTAGAGCAATATTAAAAGATCCGAAAGTTCTTATACTTGACGAAGCTACTAGCTCAATAGATACAAAAACTGAAAAAAATATACAGGATGCTATGGACTACCTAATGGAAGGTAGAACAAGCTTCATAATAGCACATAGATTATCTACAATTAAAAATGCAGATAAAATTCTTGTGTTAAAAGACGGAAATATAATAGAATGTGGAAACCATAATGAGCTTATGAAAGAAAATGGATTCTACGCTAATTTATATAACTCACAATTTAATAATTAA
- a CDS encoding ABC transporter ATP-binding protein: MKKYKLLVCINIISVFGFVLTELGIPTILADMIDFGVSTGNKAYLYGEGLKMAGISILGVSGTILLGYCCSKISTSITHDIRKDMYEKIQHFSHEEYNKFKIASLITRVNNDAFQIQLFVNVLLRTALMTPVMLVTSLFLTYRSSVQLFSVIFATIPLIIIGVIFVAKVTGPISERQQAGLDDMNRISRESLTGVRVVRAFNRQHTEQEKFLETNEFFTKNSKSLFMIMQLTQPIFFLVMNIAVCRIFYFGANLVSQNALEVGRMVAFLDYLFHAMMSMMFFCTVFMMYPRANVSAKRINSVLNKELSLINDPKTEIVDKDTNTISFNNIGYEKDGKKILDGISFEAKTGQTIAIVGSTGSGKSTLSKLIPRLFDCTSGEIMYNNTNIKDFDVERWREKIGFVAQKAFLFKGTIRSNVCFGKADATDDEIMEALELAQATEFVASKEDGIDSVIEENAANLSGGQKQRLSIARAVIRKPDIYIFDDAFSALDFKTDAALRKALKPVTKNSIMFIVAQRISTIMDADKILVLNHGKLEAVGTHEDLMENCPLYKNIAESQIGEEAIDYGEEA; the protein is encoded by the coding sequence ATGAAAAAATACAAACTACTAGTTTGCATCAATATAATTTCTGTATTCGGGTTTGTCCTTACAGAGCTTGGAATTCCAACAATATTAGCTGATATGATAGACTTTGGTGTATCTACAGGAAACAAAGCTTATCTATACGGTGAAGGTTTAAAGATGGCTGGAATTTCAATACTTGGAGTATCTGGAACAATCCTTTTAGGTTATTGTTGTTCCAAAATTTCAACTAGTATCACACACGATATTAGAAAGGATATGTATGAAAAGATACAACACTTTTCACATGAAGAATACAACAAATTTAAGATAGCGAGCCTTATAACTAGAGTAAACAACGATGCATTCCAAATTCAGTTATTCGTAAACGTGCTTTTAAGAACAGCACTTATGACCCCTGTTATGCTAGTTACAAGTCTTTTTCTTACTTACAGATCTAGTGTTCAGCTATTTTCTGTAATATTTGCGACTATACCTCTAATAATTATCGGTGTTATCTTTGTTGCAAAGGTTACAGGACCTATATCTGAAAGACAGCAGGCAGGACTTGATGATATGAACAGAATATCTAGAGAAAGTCTTACTGGTGTTAGAGTTGTCAGAGCTTTTAATAGACAGCACACTGAACAGGAAAAATTCTTAGAAACTAATGAATTCTTCACTAAAAACTCTAAGAGCCTATTTATGATAATGCAGCTTACTCAGCCAATATTCTTCTTAGTTATGAATATTGCTGTATGCCGGATATTCTACTTTGGAGCAAATCTTGTAAGTCAGAACGCACTAGAAGTAGGTAGAATGGTTGCTTTCCTAGACTATTTATTCCACGCTATGATGTCTATGATGTTCTTCTGTACAGTATTTATGATGTACCCAAGAGCAAATGTAAGTGCAAAGAGAATTAATTCTGTTCTTAATAAAGAGCTTTCTTTAATAAATGATCCTAAAACCGAAATAGTTGACAAAGATACAAACACTATTTCTTTCAATAATATAGGATATGAAAAAGATGGTAAAAAGATATTAGATGGTATATCTTTTGAAGCTAAAACAGGACAGACAATAGCAATAGTAGGAAGCACAGGTTCTGGGAAGAGTACTCTTTCTAAACTTATCCCTCGTCTTTTTGATTGTACAAGCGGAGAAATTATGTACAACAACACAAATATAAAAGACTTCGATGTTGAAAGATGGAGAGAAAAAATAGGATTTGTTGCTCAGAAGGCGTTCTTATTCAAGGGAACTATAAGAAGTAATGTATGTTTTGGTAAAGCTGATGCTACAGATGACGAAATAATGGAAGCACTTGAATTAGCTCAGGCTACAGAATTTGTAGCAAGTAAAGAAGATGGTATTGATTCTGTAATAGAAGAAAATGCTGCGAATTTATCTGGAGGTCAGAAACAGAGGCTTTCTATTGCAAGAGCTGTAATAAGAAAACCAGATATATACATTTTCGACGATGCATTCTCTGCGCTAGACTTCAAAACAGATGCTGCTTTAAGAAAAGCATTAAAACCCGTTACTAAGAATTCGATAATGTTCATAGTAGCTCAGAGAATTTCTACTATTATGGATGCAGATAAGATTTTAGTTTTAAATCACGGTAAATTAGAAGCAGTAGGGACTCACGAGGATCTTATGGAAAACTGCCCTCTTTATAAAAATATTGCTGAGTCACAGATTGGAGAGGAGGCGATAGATTATGGCGAAGAAGCTTAA
- a CDS encoding MerR family transcriptional regulator: MSKEKFLTTGEFAALCDVPKHVLFYYDEIDLFKPAFCDEKGYRYYSYFQYDTFMMINTLKTLKMSLDDIKIYMEKRNPDIFMDLLNEKEKEINKTIKHLKKLKKHIEVQKFVAEAGMEYSRPEYKEENIFIEELDEVNLLLSGNSNDAINTSFSEFVIEYAKFLKSNNLSAHQKIGTMFQSDLLKLTDTNTNSEFTYLYTYTNKKKGKNIYTRKKGKYLSGIHIGPYEKLDETYKSILDYVDENNIKLGKFVYEEYLITDLSVSDPEQYVTKIIFEIKE; this comes from the coding sequence GTGAGTAAAGAAAAATTTCTAACTACAGGAGAGTTCGCAGCTCTATGTGATGTTCCTAAACACGTATTATTCTACTATGATGAGATAGATCTTTTTAAACCTGCATTTTGTGATGAAAAAGGATATAGATATTATTCGTATTTCCAATATGATACATTTATGATGATAAACACGCTTAAAACTCTTAAAATGAGTTTAGATGATATAAAGATTTATATGGAAAAGAGAAATCCAGATATTTTTATGGATTTATTAAATGAAAAGGAAAAAGAGATAAACAAAACTATAAAACATTTAAAGAAATTAAAAAAACATATAGAAGTTCAGAAATTTGTAGCAGAAGCTGGAATGGAATATTCTAGGCCAGAATATAAAGAAGAAAATATTTTTATTGAGGAATTAGATGAGGTAAATCTTCTTTTGAGCGGAAATTCAAACGATGCTATTAATACCAGTTTCAGCGAATTTGTTATCGAGTATGCAAAGTTTTTAAAGAGCAATAACTTATCTGCTCACCAAAAAATTGGGACAATGTTTCAGTCTGATTTATTAAAACTAACTGATACAAATACAAATTCAGAATTTACTTATTTATATACTTACACTAATAAGAAGAAAGGAAAAAATATATACACAAGAAAAAAAGGAAAATACTTATCAGGAATACATATTGGTCCATATGAAAAATTAGACGAAACTTATAAATCTATTTTGGATTATGTAGATGAGAATAATATAAAACTAGGTAAATTTGTATATGAGGAATATCTAATTACAGATTTATCAGTTTCAGACCCAGAGCAATATGTTACTAAGATAATATTTGAAATCAAAGAATAG
- a CDS encoding ABC transporter ATP-binding protein: MLEVKNVSRSFRKLSGIKYKKFKALDDVSFNIEKGKVTTLLGINGVGKTTVMKIMAGLIKPDSGEVLVDGEKFNQNSYNKVAFVPDINIHFANTKISEMFEFMEVFYKNWDSEMAEEMLKIFGLNEEDIIDNLSKGNIARVKLIIGFAQKPEYLLLDEPFSGIDFFKREEFISLIPEYMNEDQAIVITTHEISDIENIVDDVIFIDEGKLVMNINAEELRERENLSILEKMREVYQNE, from the coding sequence ATGTTAGAAGTAAAAAATGTCAGCAGATCATTTAGAAAGCTGAGTGGAATAAAATACAAAAAATTCAAAGCTCTAGATGATGTAAGTTTCAATATAGAAAAAGGTAAGGTAACAACCTTACTTGGAATAAATGGTGTTGGTAAAACAACAGTTATGAAAATAATGGCTGGACTTATCAAACCAGACTCAGGAGAAGTGCTTGTCGATGGTGAAAAATTCAACCAGAATAGCTACAACAAGGTTGCATTTGTTCCAGATATAAACATACACTTCGCAAACACAAAAATATCAGAAATGTTCGAGTTTATGGAAGTATTCTACAAAAACTGGGACTCTGAAATGGCAGAGGAAATGCTAAAAATATTCGGATTAAATGAAGAAGATATAATAGATAACCTATCAAAAGGGAACATAGCTAGAGTAAAACTAATAATAGGATTTGCTCAGAAGCCAGAGTATCTATTATTAGATGAACCATTCTCAGGAATAGACTTCTTCAAAAGAGAAGAGTTTATAAGTTTAATACCGGAATACATGAATGAAGATCAGGCTATTGTAATCACTACTCACGAAATATCAGACATAGAAAACATAGTAGATGATGTAATCTTCATAGATGAAGGAAAATTAGTAATGAACATAAATGCAGAAGAACTTAGAGAAAGAGAAAACCTATCAATTCTTGAAAAGATGAGGGAGGTATATCAAAATGAGTAA
- a CDS encoding GntR family transcriptional regulator: MYFEIDSSSPIYLQIIKNIKRRIIIGELMPGDEIPSRREMASSLKVNLNTVQKAYKEMGDMELITTFGNHQSRITSNPEIIASLKAEMVNESLEKFIKDMKSIKVEKEEIIKLIERFYD; encoded by the coding sequence ATGTATTTCGAAATAGACTCAAGCTCTCCTATATATTTACAGATAATAAAAAATATAAAAAGAAGAATAATAATAGGGGAATTAATGCCAGGAGATGAGATTCCATCAAGAAGGGAAATGGCATCAAGTTTAAAAGTAAATCTTAACACAGTACAGAAAGCATATAAGGAGATGGGCGATATGGAATTAATAACAACATTTGGAAACCATCAGAGCAGAATAACATCAAACCCAGAGATAATAGCATCTCTAAAGGCTGAGATGGTTAACGAATCTCTTGAAAAATTTATCAAGGATATGAAATCAATAAAGGTTGAAAAAGAAGAAATAATAAAATTAATAGAAAGATTTTACGACTAA